From the Cryptomeria japonica chromosome 2, Sugi_1.0, whole genome shotgun sequence genome, one window contains:
- the LOC131047124 gene encoding disease resistance protein RPV1 isoform X1, whose amino-acid sequence MNSMATAASPIQIVNTFDEIVPSSAASSSATPLLRPPASFDVFINHCGVDAKYTLATTIFHKLTALGLSVFLDGHSLNLGDVIPAQIQEAIRTATLHIAIFSVNYADSPWCLAELSSMLKTGNRIIPRKGIYAPAFSQHLEKSRYSQKKLDEWKMALENASLRSGCVIKDSRDEAMQLKNIVNIVSKELGKVPFLVADKPVGLDDIVLDFEETVESGHNVQIVGIVGMGGAGKTTLAKELYNRKSPSFQYSSFVFAVRDAASKNALHEKQNRLLEDLGVHGLEFDNIEGGKAILANRLRSVPAFIVLDDVDHGSQLNALLPTKDGLAPGSLVIVTTRELHLLARWSSTIYRIKALDPLHANELFCWHAFLQSHSQEGFENIVEKFLLACNGLPLSLEVFGGLVYGKSKDYWESQLNKIVRILPEDIKARLNVSYNSLDEEEKEMFMDVACFLIGRKKSWAIEVWDESGWNGLYGWETLFNKCLVNVDKKDNIIMHDHLRDLGRQLAGRHPPFRVWHEEQIIDIQKQIMGVHSGGHSFWGLARQFLSCPLFFLVPEIHNDIQGGMSIRGIDAARFEYTDEPLRQRSACFELIGSLLNRCFGIPPPSSLGLKFFSGREEQFIKYFGTPLEGPVCLRLDEFKGRKIQSWSLRNLRILELIKAHCLVQLWDNSDPPLQLRELCIDETRKLQRIPNSIGRLQGLKCINISYCESLEDLPEEFCNLQSLEWLKLSYCSRLSSLPSRLGDLINLRYLDLEELKKLQTLPDSFKQLRHLQHLNLKGCRKLTLRSDMLESIVNLEYLNFEECEKMEQLPNQITHQVCLRELKAMHTSIREVPSDIGELRKLEVLEIGSRFLASLPSSLGNLSSLTRLILRKCGMFNCLPNFSGPLNMLKWISIYSTSVSTISISGDSCPSLEHIVLDNNNHLVDIQSLPTSVRRLQVSDCKTLKKATGLGGLANLQLLSIVRCPELNELPSFADFHSLKEIQIRDCDEIVEIEGLEKSRSLETLEVVQTSWKSQGIQSLEGLEKLKRLVMAAENRSALRPCIQTIKKWPGVMVICGRAVSGAESALDSLSFPTLSIVRSLEKSSFLNQWSFLNEWKVECRKMHASDAAVVCFLVNSITDCYFHLYFSGWTFVPLKEGKWVLVGVLRQGCEDIESAAARIFWGEGEIERGILLVGEEGIVLETFTRLWTLFI is encoded by the exons ATGAATTCCATGGCCACTGCGGCTTCACCTATCCAGATTGTAAATACTTTTGACGAGATTGTGCCCTCATCTGCCGCTTCCTCCTCCGCCACACCTCTTCTCCGTCCTCCTGCTTCTTTCGATGTTTTCATCAACCATTGCGGAGTTGATGCCAAATACACCCTCGCCACCACCATCTTCCATAAACTTACCGCTCTCGGACTCTCCGTCTTTCTGGATGGTCATTCCCTTAATTTGGGTGATGTCATTCCAGCACAAATCCAAGAGGCCATTCGAACTGCTACACTTCATATTGCCATTTTCTCTGTTAACTATGCCGATTCCCCTTGGTGTTTAGCAGAGCTTTCCTCCATGCTTAAGACGGGTAACAGAATTATTCCCAGAAAAGGAATCTATGCACCGGCGTTTTCCCAACATCTGGAGAAGAGTAGATACTCTCAGAAAAAGCTTGATGAGTGGAAGATGGCACTCGAGAATGCTTCTCTTCGTTCTGGCTGCGTGATCAAGGATAGTAG AGATGAGGCGATGCAGTTGAAGAATATTGTAAATATTGTATCCAAGGAATTGGGAAAGGTGCCCTTTCTGGTGGCCGACAAACCCGTTGGACTGGATGATATCGTACTGGATTTTGAAGAAACTGTGGAGAGTGGGCACAACGTTCAAATTGTTGGGATTGTGGGAATGGGCGGAGCGGGTAAAACCACGCTTGCTAAAGAGTTGTATAACAGGAAATCCCCATCCTTCCAATATTCCAGTTTTGTATTTGCAGTGCGAGATGCTGCAAGCAAAAATGCTTTGCATGAGAAGCAAAACAGGCTTCTTGAGGATCTTGGTGTCCATGGCTTAGAATTCGATAACATTGAAGGAGGCAAGGCTATTCTGGCAAATCGGTTGAGATCTGTTCCTGCGTTCATCGTTTTAGATGACGTGGATCATGGAAGCCAACTGAATGCTCTGTTACCAACTAAGGATGGCCTTGCACCTGGCAGTCTTGTCATTGTTACAACACGCGAGTTACATCTCCTAGCAAGATGGAGCTCAACTATATATAGAATCAAGGCATTGGATCCCCTTCACGCAAATGAACTTTTTTGTTGGCATGCATTTTTACAGTCCCATTCACAAGAGGGATTTGAAAATATTGTTGAAAAGTTTTTGCTAGCTTGCAATGGCTTGCCTTTGTCCCTTGAGGTATTTGGAGGACTAGTTTATGGCAAATCGAAGGACTATTGGGAATCTCAATTAAATAAGATTGTCAGAATTTTGCCAGAAGATATTAAAGCAAGGTTGAATGTCAGCTACAATTCACTagatgaagaagagaaagagaTGTTTATGGATGTGGCTTGTTTTCTCATTGGCAGAAAGAAAAGCTGGGCCATTGAAGTATGGGATGAATCCGGATGGAATGGCTTGTATGGGTGGGAGACACTTTTTAACAAGTGTCTGgttaatgtggataagaaagaTAATATAATAATGCATGATCATCTAAGGGATTTGGGAAGGCAACTTGCAGGTAGACATCCACCTTTTCGTGTTTGGCATGAAGAGCAAATAATTGATATACAGAAACAAATTATG GGTGTTCATTCTGGAGGCCATTCGTTCTGGGGGCTGGCAAGACAATTTTTATCTTGCCCGTTGTTCTTTCTGGTACCTGAAATTCATAATGATATACAG GGAGGAATGTCTATTAGAGGGATAGATGCTGCTCGATTTGAATATACTGACGAGCCATTGCGTCAGAGAAGCGCCTGCTTTGAGCTGATAGGATCCCTTTTAAACAGATGTTTTGGGATCCCTCCACCTTCCTCGCTCGGATTAAAATTTTTTTCTGGCAGAGAAGAACAGTTTATCAAATACTTTGGGACACCATTGGAGGGCCCTGTCTGCCTTAGGTTGGATGAGTTCAAGGGGAGAAAAATTCAGTCATGGTCACTCAGAAATTTAAGAATTTTGGAGCTCATCAAAGCTCATTGCTTAGTACAATTATGGGATAATTCAGAT CCTCCTTTGCAGTTAAGAGAACTGTGTATCGACGAGACCCGTAAATTACAAAGGATTCCAAACTCAATAGGACGTCTACAGGGATTGAAATGCATAAATATCTCTTATTGTGAATCACTGGAGGATCTCCCTGAAGAGTTTTGCAATCTCCAATCACTGGAGTGGCTGAAATTATCTTATTGTTCAAGGCTGTCTTCACTGCCTAGCCGTTTGGGGGATCTGATAAACCTGCGGTATCTAGATTTGGAGGAGTTAAAGAAGCTGCAGACATTGCCAGATTCTTTTAAGCAGCTGAGACACCTTCAACATCTCAATTTAAAAGGTTGTCGGAAACTCACCTTGAGATCCGACATGCTGGAAAGCATAGTTAACCTGGAGTATTTGAACTTTGAGGAATGTGAGAAGATGGAACAATTGCCAAATCAAATCACACATCAAGTGTGTTTGAGAGAGCTCAAAGCTATGCACACAAGCATAAGGGAGGTTCCGAGTGACATTGGCGAACTCAGAAAATTGGAAGTGCTGGAGATAGGAAGTCGGTTCTTGGCCAGTTTGCCGTCCTCCCTTGGAAATCTGTCCAGTTTGACTCGACTAATACTCAGGAaatgtggaatgtttaattgtttacCGAACTTTTCGGGGCCTCTAAATATGCTCAAGTGGATATCAATATATTCCACGAGTGTGTCAACAATATCAATAAGTGGAGACAGCTGTCCCAGCCTTGAACATATCGTCCTTGACAATAATAATCATCTAGTGGATATCCAAAGCCTGCCAACGTCAGTGCGGAGGCTACAGGTATCTGACTGTAAAACGCTGAAAAAGGCAACGGGACTTGGCGGCCTAGCAAATCTTCAATTGCTTTCCATAGTGAGGTGTCCGGAGTTAAATGAGCTCCCAAGTTTTGCAGATTTCCATTCCCTCAAAGAGATCCAGATAAGAGATTGCGACGAAATAGTTGAAATCGAAGGGCTAGAGAAGTCGAGGTCATTGGAGACATTGGAGGTAGTACAGACGTCATGGAAGTCCCAAGGCATACAAAGTTTGGAGGGGTTGGAGAAATTGAAGAGACTTGTGATGGCAGCAGAGAACAGATCAGCTCTTCGACCCTGCATTCAAACTATAAAG AAATGGCCAGGCGTGATGGTGATATGTGGAAGGGCAGTGAGTGGTGCAGAGTCAGCGTTGGATTCTCTTTCCTTTCCCACCCTTTCCATTGTTCGCTCATTGGAGAAGTCATCTTTTCTAAATCAGTGGTCTTTTCTAAATGAGTGGAAGGTAGAATGTAGGAAGATGCATGCTTCTGATGCGGCCGTCGTTTGTTTCCTTGTAAATTCAATTACAGATTGTTATTTCCATCTCTATTTTAGTGGTTGGACATTTGTGCCATTGAAGGAGGGGAAATGGGTGTTAGTAGGTGTGTTGAGACAAGGTTGTGAGGATATTGAAAGTGCGGCAGCTCGTATATTTTGGGGAGAaggtgagatagagagaggaataTTGTTGGTGGGAGAAGAAGGGATAGTGTTAGAGACATTTACACGGTTGTGGACATTATTCATCTAA
- the LOC131047124 gene encoding disease resistance protein RUN1 isoform X3, with protein sequence MNSMATAASPIQIVNTFDEIVPSSAASSSATPLLRPPASFDVFINHCGVDAKYTLATTIFHKLTALGLSVFLDGHSLNLGDVIPAQIQEAIRTATLHIAIFSVNYADSPWCLAELSSMLKTGNRIIPRKGIYAPAFSQHLEKSRYSQKKLDEWKMALENASLRSGCVIKDSRDEAMQLKNIVNIVSKELGKVPFLVADKPVGLDDIVLDFEETVESGHNVQIVGIVGMGGAGKTTLAKELYNRKSPSFQYSSFVFAVRDAASKNALHEKQNRLLEDLGVHGLEFDNIEGGKAILANRLRSVPAFIVLDDVDHGSQLNALLPTKDGLAPGSLVIVTTRELHLLARWSSTIYRIKALDPLHANELFCWHAFLQSHSQEGFENIVEKFLLACNGLPLSLEVFGGLVYGKSKDYWESQLNKIVRILPEDIKARLNVSYNSLDEEEKEMFMDVACFLIGRKKSWAIEVWDESGWNGLYGWETLFNKCLVNVDKKDNIIMHDHLRDLGRQLAGRHPPFRVWHEEQIIDIQKQIMGGMSIRGIDAARFEYTDEPLRQRSACFELIGSLLNRCFGIPPPSSLGLKFFSGREEQFIKYFGTPLEGPVCLRLDEFKGRKIQSWSLRNLRILELIKAHCLVQLWDNSDPPLQLRELCIDETRKLQRIPNSIGRLQGLKCINISYCESLEDLPEEFCNLQSLEWLKLSYCSRLSSLPSRLGDLINLRYLDLEELKKLQTLPDSFKQLRHLQHLNLKGCRKLTLRSDMLESIVNLEYLNFEECEKMEQLPNQITHQVCLRELKAMHTSIREVPSDIGELRKLEVLEIGSRFLASLPSSLGNLSSLTRLILRKCGMFNCLPNFSGPLNMLKWISIYSTSVSTISISGDSCPSLEHIVLDNNNHLVDIQSLPTSVRRLQVSDCKTLKKATGLGGLANLQLLSIVRCPELNELPSFADFHSLKEIQIRDCDEIVEIEGLEKSRSLETLEVVQTSWKSQGIQSLEGLEKLKRLVMAAENRSALRPCIQTIKKWPGVMVICGRAVSGAESALDSLSFPTLSIVRSLEKSSFLNQWSFLNEWKVECRKMHASDAAVVCFLVNSITDCYFHLYFSGWTFVPLKEGKWVLVGVLRQGCEDIESAAARIFWGEGEIERGILLVGEEGIVLETFTRLWTLFI encoded by the exons ATGAATTCCATGGCCACTGCGGCTTCACCTATCCAGATTGTAAATACTTTTGACGAGATTGTGCCCTCATCTGCCGCTTCCTCCTCCGCCACACCTCTTCTCCGTCCTCCTGCTTCTTTCGATGTTTTCATCAACCATTGCGGAGTTGATGCCAAATACACCCTCGCCACCACCATCTTCCATAAACTTACCGCTCTCGGACTCTCCGTCTTTCTGGATGGTCATTCCCTTAATTTGGGTGATGTCATTCCAGCACAAATCCAAGAGGCCATTCGAACTGCTACACTTCATATTGCCATTTTCTCTGTTAACTATGCCGATTCCCCTTGGTGTTTAGCAGAGCTTTCCTCCATGCTTAAGACGGGTAACAGAATTATTCCCAGAAAAGGAATCTATGCACCGGCGTTTTCCCAACATCTGGAGAAGAGTAGATACTCTCAGAAAAAGCTTGATGAGTGGAAGATGGCACTCGAGAATGCTTCTCTTCGTTCTGGCTGCGTGATCAAGGATAGTAG AGATGAGGCGATGCAGTTGAAGAATATTGTAAATATTGTATCCAAGGAATTGGGAAAGGTGCCCTTTCTGGTGGCCGACAAACCCGTTGGACTGGATGATATCGTACTGGATTTTGAAGAAACTGTGGAGAGTGGGCACAACGTTCAAATTGTTGGGATTGTGGGAATGGGCGGAGCGGGTAAAACCACGCTTGCTAAAGAGTTGTATAACAGGAAATCCCCATCCTTCCAATATTCCAGTTTTGTATTTGCAGTGCGAGATGCTGCAAGCAAAAATGCTTTGCATGAGAAGCAAAACAGGCTTCTTGAGGATCTTGGTGTCCATGGCTTAGAATTCGATAACATTGAAGGAGGCAAGGCTATTCTGGCAAATCGGTTGAGATCTGTTCCTGCGTTCATCGTTTTAGATGACGTGGATCATGGAAGCCAACTGAATGCTCTGTTACCAACTAAGGATGGCCTTGCACCTGGCAGTCTTGTCATTGTTACAACACGCGAGTTACATCTCCTAGCAAGATGGAGCTCAACTATATATAGAATCAAGGCATTGGATCCCCTTCACGCAAATGAACTTTTTTGTTGGCATGCATTTTTACAGTCCCATTCACAAGAGGGATTTGAAAATATTGTTGAAAAGTTTTTGCTAGCTTGCAATGGCTTGCCTTTGTCCCTTGAGGTATTTGGAGGACTAGTTTATGGCAAATCGAAGGACTATTGGGAATCTCAATTAAATAAGATTGTCAGAATTTTGCCAGAAGATATTAAAGCAAGGTTGAATGTCAGCTACAATTCACTagatgaagaagagaaagagaTGTTTATGGATGTGGCTTGTTTTCTCATTGGCAGAAAGAAAAGCTGGGCCATTGAAGTATGGGATGAATCCGGATGGAATGGCTTGTATGGGTGGGAGACACTTTTTAACAAGTGTCTGgttaatgtggataagaaagaTAATATAATAATGCATGATCATCTAAGGGATTTGGGAAGGCAACTTGCAGGTAGACATCCACCTTTTCGTGTTTGGCATGAAGAGCAAATAATTGATATACAGAAACAAATTATG GGAGGAATGTCTATTAGAGGGATAGATGCTGCTCGATTTGAATATACTGACGAGCCATTGCGTCAGAGAAGCGCCTGCTTTGAGCTGATAGGATCCCTTTTAAACAGATGTTTTGGGATCCCTCCACCTTCCTCGCTCGGATTAAAATTTTTTTCTGGCAGAGAAGAACAGTTTATCAAATACTTTGGGACACCATTGGAGGGCCCTGTCTGCCTTAGGTTGGATGAGTTCAAGGGGAGAAAAATTCAGTCATGGTCACTCAGAAATTTAAGAATTTTGGAGCTCATCAAAGCTCATTGCTTAGTACAATTATGGGATAATTCAGAT CCTCCTTTGCAGTTAAGAGAACTGTGTATCGACGAGACCCGTAAATTACAAAGGATTCCAAACTCAATAGGACGTCTACAGGGATTGAAATGCATAAATATCTCTTATTGTGAATCACTGGAGGATCTCCCTGAAGAGTTTTGCAATCTCCAATCACTGGAGTGGCTGAAATTATCTTATTGTTCAAGGCTGTCTTCACTGCCTAGCCGTTTGGGGGATCTGATAAACCTGCGGTATCTAGATTTGGAGGAGTTAAAGAAGCTGCAGACATTGCCAGATTCTTTTAAGCAGCTGAGACACCTTCAACATCTCAATTTAAAAGGTTGTCGGAAACTCACCTTGAGATCCGACATGCTGGAAAGCATAGTTAACCTGGAGTATTTGAACTTTGAGGAATGTGAGAAGATGGAACAATTGCCAAATCAAATCACACATCAAGTGTGTTTGAGAGAGCTCAAAGCTATGCACACAAGCATAAGGGAGGTTCCGAGTGACATTGGCGAACTCAGAAAATTGGAAGTGCTGGAGATAGGAAGTCGGTTCTTGGCCAGTTTGCCGTCCTCCCTTGGAAATCTGTCCAGTTTGACTCGACTAATACTCAGGAaatgtggaatgtttaattgtttacCGAACTTTTCGGGGCCTCTAAATATGCTCAAGTGGATATCAATATATTCCACGAGTGTGTCAACAATATCAATAAGTGGAGACAGCTGTCCCAGCCTTGAACATATCGTCCTTGACAATAATAATCATCTAGTGGATATCCAAAGCCTGCCAACGTCAGTGCGGAGGCTACAGGTATCTGACTGTAAAACGCTGAAAAAGGCAACGGGACTTGGCGGCCTAGCAAATCTTCAATTGCTTTCCATAGTGAGGTGTCCGGAGTTAAATGAGCTCCCAAGTTTTGCAGATTTCCATTCCCTCAAAGAGATCCAGATAAGAGATTGCGACGAAATAGTTGAAATCGAAGGGCTAGAGAAGTCGAGGTCATTGGAGACATTGGAGGTAGTACAGACGTCATGGAAGTCCCAAGGCATACAAAGTTTGGAGGGGTTGGAGAAATTGAAGAGACTTGTGATGGCAGCAGAGAACAGATCAGCTCTTCGACCCTGCATTCAAACTATAAAG AAATGGCCAGGCGTGATGGTGATATGTGGAAGGGCAGTGAGTGGTGCAGAGTCAGCGTTGGATTCTCTTTCCTTTCCCACCCTTTCCATTGTTCGCTCATTGGAGAAGTCATCTTTTCTAAATCAGTGGTCTTTTCTAAATGAGTGGAAGGTAGAATGTAGGAAGATGCATGCTTCTGATGCGGCCGTCGTTTGTTTCCTTGTAAATTCAATTACAGATTGTTATTTCCATCTCTATTTTAGTGGTTGGACATTTGTGCCATTGAAGGAGGGGAAATGGGTGTTAGTAGGTGTGTTGAGACAAGGTTGTGAGGATATTGAAAGTGCGGCAGCTCGTATATTTTGGGGAGAaggtgagatagagagaggaataTTGTTGGTGGGAGAAGAAGGGATAGTGTTAGAGACATTTACACGGTTGTGGACATTATTCATCTAA
- the LOC131047124 gene encoding disease resistance protein RPV1 isoform X2 gives MNSMATAASPIQIVNTFDEIVPSSAASSSATPLLRPPASFDVFINHCGVDAKYTLATTIFHKLTALGLSVFLDGHSLNLGDVIPAQIQEAIRTATLHIAIFSVNYADSPWCLAELSSMLKTGNRIIPRKGIYAPAFSQHLEKSRYSQKKLDEWKMALENASLRSGCVIKDSRDEAMQLKNIVNIVSKELGKVPFLVADKPVGLDDIVLDFEETVESGHNVQIVGIVGMGGAGKTTLAKELYNRKSPSFQYSSFVFAVRDAASKNALHEKQNRLLEDLGVHGLEFDNIEGGKAILANRLRSVPAFIVLDDVDHGSQLNALLPTKDGLAPGSLVIVTTRELHLLARWSSTIYRIKALDPLHANELFCWHAFLQSHSQEGFENIVEKFLLACNGLPLSLEVFGGLVYGKSKDYWESQLNKIVRILPEDIKARLNVSYNSLDEEEKEMFMDVACFLIGRKKSWAIEVWDESGWNGLYGWETLFNKCLVNVDKKDNIIMHDHLRDLGRQLAGRHPPFRVWHEEQIIDIQKQIMGVHSGGHSFWGLARQFLSCPLFFLVPEIHNDIQGGMSIRGIDAARFEYTDEPLRQRSACFELIGSLLNRCFGIPPPSSLGLKFFSGREEQFIKYFGTPLEGPVCLRLDEFKGRKIQSWSLRNLRILELIKAHCLVQLWDNSDLRELCIDETRKLQRIPNSIGRLQGLKCINISYCESLEDLPEEFCNLQSLEWLKLSYCSRLSSLPSRLGDLINLRYLDLEELKKLQTLPDSFKQLRHLQHLNLKGCRKLTLRSDMLESIVNLEYLNFEECEKMEQLPNQITHQVCLRELKAMHTSIREVPSDIGELRKLEVLEIGSRFLASLPSSLGNLSSLTRLILRKCGMFNCLPNFSGPLNMLKWISIYSTSVSTISISGDSCPSLEHIVLDNNNHLVDIQSLPTSVRRLQVSDCKTLKKATGLGGLANLQLLSIVRCPELNELPSFADFHSLKEIQIRDCDEIVEIEGLEKSRSLETLEVVQTSWKSQGIQSLEGLEKLKRLVMAAENRSALRPCIQTIKKWPGVMVICGRAVSGAESALDSLSFPTLSIVRSLEKSSFLNQWSFLNEWKVECRKMHASDAAVVCFLVNSITDCYFHLYFSGWTFVPLKEGKWVLVGVLRQGCEDIESAAARIFWGEGEIERGILLVGEEGIVLETFTRLWTLFI, from the exons ATGAATTCCATGGCCACTGCGGCTTCACCTATCCAGATTGTAAATACTTTTGACGAGATTGTGCCCTCATCTGCCGCTTCCTCCTCCGCCACACCTCTTCTCCGTCCTCCTGCTTCTTTCGATGTTTTCATCAACCATTGCGGAGTTGATGCCAAATACACCCTCGCCACCACCATCTTCCATAAACTTACCGCTCTCGGACTCTCCGTCTTTCTGGATGGTCATTCCCTTAATTTGGGTGATGTCATTCCAGCACAAATCCAAGAGGCCATTCGAACTGCTACACTTCATATTGCCATTTTCTCTGTTAACTATGCCGATTCCCCTTGGTGTTTAGCAGAGCTTTCCTCCATGCTTAAGACGGGTAACAGAATTATTCCCAGAAAAGGAATCTATGCACCGGCGTTTTCCCAACATCTGGAGAAGAGTAGATACTCTCAGAAAAAGCTTGATGAGTGGAAGATGGCACTCGAGAATGCTTCTCTTCGTTCTGGCTGCGTGATCAAGGATAGTAG AGATGAGGCGATGCAGTTGAAGAATATTGTAAATATTGTATCCAAGGAATTGGGAAAGGTGCCCTTTCTGGTGGCCGACAAACCCGTTGGACTGGATGATATCGTACTGGATTTTGAAGAAACTGTGGAGAGTGGGCACAACGTTCAAATTGTTGGGATTGTGGGAATGGGCGGAGCGGGTAAAACCACGCTTGCTAAAGAGTTGTATAACAGGAAATCCCCATCCTTCCAATATTCCAGTTTTGTATTTGCAGTGCGAGATGCTGCAAGCAAAAATGCTTTGCATGAGAAGCAAAACAGGCTTCTTGAGGATCTTGGTGTCCATGGCTTAGAATTCGATAACATTGAAGGAGGCAAGGCTATTCTGGCAAATCGGTTGAGATCTGTTCCTGCGTTCATCGTTTTAGATGACGTGGATCATGGAAGCCAACTGAATGCTCTGTTACCAACTAAGGATGGCCTTGCACCTGGCAGTCTTGTCATTGTTACAACACGCGAGTTACATCTCCTAGCAAGATGGAGCTCAACTATATATAGAATCAAGGCATTGGATCCCCTTCACGCAAATGAACTTTTTTGTTGGCATGCATTTTTACAGTCCCATTCACAAGAGGGATTTGAAAATATTGTTGAAAAGTTTTTGCTAGCTTGCAATGGCTTGCCTTTGTCCCTTGAGGTATTTGGAGGACTAGTTTATGGCAAATCGAAGGACTATTGGGAATCTCAATTAAATAAGATTGTCAGAATTTTGCCAGAAGATATTAAAGCAAGGTTGAATGTCAGCTACAATTCACTagatgaagaagagaaagagaTGTTTATGGATGTGGCTTGTTTTCTCATTGGCAGAAAGAAAAGCTGGGCCATTGAAGTATGGGATGAATCCGGATGGAATGGCTTGTATGGGTGGGAGACACTTTTTAACAAGTGTCTGgttaatgtggataagaaagaTAATATAATAATGCATGATCATCTAAGGGATTTGGGAAGGCAACTTGCAGGTAGACATCCACCTTTTCGTGTTTGGCATGAAGAGCAAATAATTGATATACAGAAACAAATTATG GGTGTTCATTCTGGAGGCCATTCGTTCTGGGGGCTGGCAAGACAATTTTTATCTTGCCCGTTGTTCTTTCTGGTACCTGAAATTCATAATGATATACAG GGAGGAATGTCTATTAGAGGGATAGATGCTGCTCGATTTGAATATACTGACGAGCCATTGCGTCAGAGAAGCGCCTGCTTTGAGCTGATAGGATCCCTTTTAAACAGATGTTTTGGGATCCCTCCACCTTCCTCGCTCGGATTAAAATTTTTTTCTGGCAGAGAAGAACAGTTTATCAAATACTTTGGGACACCATTGGAGGGCCCTGTCTGCCTTAGGTTGGATGAGTTCAAGGGGAGAAAAATTCAGTCATGGTCACTCAGAAATTTAAGAATTTTGGAGCTCATCAAAGCTCATTGCTTAGTACAATTATGGGATAATTCAGAT TTAAGAGAACTGTGTATCGACGAGACCCGTAAATTACAAAGGATTCCAAACTCAATAGGACGTCTACAGGGATTGAAATGCATAAATATCTCTTATTGTGAATCACTGGAGGATCTCCCTGAAGAGTTTTGCAATCTCCAATCACTGGAGTGGCTGAAATTATCTTATTGTTCAAGGCTGTCTTCACTGCCTAGCCGTTTGGGGGATCTGATAAACCTGCGGTATCTAGATTTGGAGGAGTTAAAGAAGCTGCAGACATTGCCAGATTCTTTTAAGCAGCTGAGACACCTTCAACATCTCAATTTAAAAGGTTGTCGGAAACTCACCTTGAGATCCGACATGCTGGAAAGCATAGTTAACCTGGAGTATTTGAACTTTGAGGAATGTGAGAAGATGGAACAATTGCCAAATCAAATCACACATCAAGTGTGTTTGAGAGAGCTCAAAGCTATGCACACAAGCATAAGGGAGGTTCCGAGTGACATTGGCGAACTCAGAAAATTGGAAGTGCTGGAGATAGGAAGTCGGTTCTTGGCCAGTTTGCCGTCCTCCCTTGGAAATCTGTCCAGTTTGACTCGACTAATACTCAGGAaatgtggaatgtttaattgtttacCGAACTTTTCGGGGCCTCTAAATATGCTCAAGTGGATATCAATATATTCCACGAGTGTGTCAACAATATCAATAAGTGGAGACAGCTGTCCCAGCCTTGAACATATCGTCCTTGACAATAATAATCATCTAGTGGATATCCAAAGCCTGCCAACGTCAGTGCGGAGGCTACAGGTATCTGACTGTAAAACGCTGAAAAAGGCAACGGGACTTGGCGGCCTAGCAAATCTTCAATTGCTTTCCATAGTGAGGTGTCCGGAGTTAAATGAGCTCCCAAGTTTTGCAGATTTCCATTCCCTCAAAGAGATCCAGATAAGAGATTGCGACGAAATAGTTGAAATCGAAGGGCTAGAGAAGTCGAGGTCATTGGAGACATTGGAGGTAGTACAGACGTCATGGAAGTCCCAAGGCATACAAAGTTTGGAGGGGTTGGAGAAATTGAAGAGACTTGTGATGGCAGCAGAGAACAGATCAGCTCTTCGACCCTGCATTCAAACTATAAAG AAATGGCCAGGCGTGATGGTGATATGTGGAAGGGCAGTGAGTGGTGCAGAGTCAGCGTTGGATTCTCTTTCCTTTCCCACCCTTTCCATTGTTCGCTCATTGGAGAAGTCATCTTTTCTAAATCAGTGGTCTTTTCTAAATGAGTGGAAGGTAGAATGTAGGAAGATGCATGCTTCTGATGCGGCCGTCGTTTGTTTCCTTGTAAATTCAATTACAGATTGTTATTTCCATCTCTATTTTAGTGGTTGGACATTTGTGCCATTGAAGGAGGGGAAATGGGTGTTAGTAGGTGTGTTGAGACAAGGTTGTGAGGATATTGAAAGTGCGGCAGCTCGTATATTTTGGGGAGAaggtgagatagagagaggaataTTGTTGGTGGGAGAAGAAGGGATAGTGTTAGAGACATTTACACGGTTGTGGACATTATTCATCTAA